A portion of the Haemorhous mexicanus isolate bHaeMex1 chromosome 3, bHaeMex1.pri, whole genome shotgun sequence genome contains these proteins:
- the LOC132324370 gene encoding TOG array regulator of axonemal microtubules protein 2-like produces MKKKVLRKQDNVPLLPSTPTLQGDGSFPRSSSVTSQTATGAKRREEPLRGHGQKDRAFSDPPQSLQEALSMLGSDDWELKEKGLFNIPRLAESHPEVLLSRLHEICLAVTSEVTNLRSKVSCSAVVTLGELFAILKKDMDSEADEVAVVLFHMVQNSPEFIQKAACQSLGMMVENMTPARAMTVLMDKGVKSRYTQARKCAAELLLSLVEKMGVTKLAGTPRAERLAQVAGTLAQDCHKDTRHYGQEMVKMLLNNQKFKKILEQSLSSHDLEDILTRIKKKGMENQKGEHPSVKEPVKERNDGSKKPQATLPSSKWVKSAPGGRLLHHPKAQVTSPAAVEGRESLQKLYHLLEAKGFQARMEGVALLLDLCKTSPQLISSNIVQIFDYFVLRINDTHKKVKQKALEVLAEITGLLEDALNPVMVRLVEGITKNLNSKDPGVRAAAVNALDKSVAHLDEVSMMKELSHQWSQLSGQALLEVTERITDLVEWVYARSPEVVQRYALPVLWSCLENKPLPVRSANVCAVVTKLACALCEVMGTQLIKCAESKPPHVQENLSSLLGW; encoded by the exons ATGAAGAAAAAGGTCCTCAGGAAGCAGGACAATGTGCCCTTACTGCCCAGTACACCCACCCTCCAGGGGGATGGCAGCTTCCCACGCAGCTCCTCAG TGACCTCGCAGACGGCCACTGGGGCCAAGCGACGAGAGGAGCCGCTCCGTGGGCACGGGCAGAAGGACAGAGCCTTTTCAGACCCACCGCAGTCCTTGCAGGAGGCACTCTCCATGCTGGGCAGCGACGACTG GGAACTGAAGGAGAAGGGACTCTTCAACATCCCACGCCTGGCTGAGTCCCATCCAGAAGTCCTGCTTTCCAGACTTCATGAGATTTGCTTGGCAGTTACCAGCGAG GTGACCAACCTCCGGTCCAAGgtgtcctgctctgcagttgTCACTCTGGGAGAGCTCTTTGCCATCTTGAAGAAGGACATGGACTCTGAGGCGGATGAGGTTGCTGTGGTCCTTTTCCACATGGTGCAGAACTCCCCAGAGTTTATTCAGAAGGCAGCCTGTCAGAGCCTGGGGATGATGGTAGAGAACATGACTCCTGCACGAGCAATGACTGTTCTCATGGACAAGGGAGTCAA gagcCGCTACACCCAGGCGCGGAAGTGTGCGGCCGAACTCCTCCTGTCCTTGGTGGAGAAAATGGGAGTCACCAAGCTCGcgggcacccccagggctgagagGCTGGCACAGGTGGCAGGGACACTGGCTCAGGACTGTCACAAGGACACCAG gCATTATGGACAGGAGATGGTGAAGATGTTACTGAAtaatcaaaaatttaaaaagattttggaACAATCTCTTTCCTCACATGACCTGGAAGATATCCTGACAAGAATTAAGAAGAAA GGGATGGAAAACCAGAAGGGTGAACACCCATCTGTCAAGGAGCCGGTGAAGGAGAGGAACGATGGCTCAAAGAAGCCCCAGGCCACATTGCCTTCTAGCAAATG ggtgAAGTCTGCCCCTGGTGGACGCCTCCTCCACCATCCTAAAGCCCAGGTCACAtcacctgcagctgtggaaggaAGGGAATCACTCCAGAAGctttaccatctcctggaagcCAAGGGGTTTCAGGCACGGATGGAAGGAGTGGCACTCCTCCTAGATCTGTGCAAAACCAGCCCCCAGCTGATCTCCAGTAACATTGTCCAA atttttgattattttgtcCTGAGAATAAATGACACCCACAAGAAAGTGAAGCAGAAGGcgctggaggtgctggcagaAATCACTGGACTCCTGGAAGATGCCCTGAACCCGGTGATGGTCCGTTTGGTGGAAGGGATAACAAAGAACCTGAACTCAAAGGATCCCGGGGTTCGTGCTGCAGCTGTGAACGCACTGGACAAATCTGTTGCTCATTTGG ATGAAGTATCAATGATGAAAGAGCTCAGCCACCAATGGAGCCAACTGAGTGGCCAAGCTCTGCTGGAGGTCACGGAGCGTATCACAG ATCTTGTGGAGTGGGTTTATGCCAGGAGCCCTGAAGTGGTCCAGCGCTACGCCCTGCCCGTGCTCTGGTCCTGCCTGGAGAACAAGCCGCTGCCTGTCCGAAGCGCCAACGTCTGCGCTGTGGTCACCAAGCTTGCCTGTGCCCTCTGCGAGGTGATGGGCACCCAGCTGATCAAGTGTGCTGAGAGCAAGCCTCCACACGTGCAGGAAAACCTCTCCAGCCTTTTGGGCTGGTGA